Proteins found in one Gardnerella vaginalis ATCC 14018 = JCM 11026 genomic segment:
- the adhP gene encoding alcohol dehydrogenase AdhP, whose product MKAIVATKDKKAQVVEKELRPLEFGEALLDMECCGVCHTDLHVKNQDFGDKTGVVLGHEGIGIVKEVGPGVTTLKPGDRASVAWFFKGCGHCEYCTTGRETLCRSVLNAGYTADGGMSQECIVAADYAVKVPEGLDPAPASSITCAGVTTYKAIKESGVHPGEWLILFGLGGLGNLALQYAKNVFGAHVIAVDVNDAQLEFAKEYGADLCVNPLKENVPEFAMKKVGGAHGAVVTAVSKAAFNSAVDSVRAGGTVAAVGLPPEDMELSIPRLVLDGIRLVGSLVGTRKDLEEAFQFGAEGKVVPQCHMRKMEDINDIFDEMLSGKIRGRMVIDLSH is encoded by the coding sequence ATGAAGGCTATTGTTGCAACCAAAGATAAGAAGGCTCAGGTTGTAGAGAAGGAACTCCGCCCATTGGAATTTGGTGAGGCCTTACTCGATATGGAGTGCTGCGGCGTATGCCACACCGATCTTCACGTTAAGAACCAAGATTTTGGCGATAAAACAGGCGTGGTTCTTGGACACGAAGGTATTGGTATTGTTAAGGAAGTTGGCCCTGGTGTTACAACATTAAAGCCAGGCGACCGTGCATCTGTAGCATGGTTCTTCAAGGGTTGCGGACATTGCGAATATTGCACCACGGGCAGAGAAACACTTTGCCGTAGCGTTTTGAACGCAGGATACACTGCAGATGGTGGCATGTCTCAAGAGTGCATCGTCGCAGCAGACTACGCAGTAAAGGTCCCAGAAGGCTTGGATCCAGCTCCTGCAAGCTCCATCACTTGCGCTGGCGTTACAACCTACAAGGCTATTAAGGAATCTGGCGTACATCCAGGCGAATGGCTTATTTTATTCGGTCTTGGCGGTCTTGGTAATCTTGCGTTGCAATATGCAAAGAACGTATTTGGTGCGCACGTAATCGCAGTAGATGTTAACGATGCTCAGCTTGAATTTGCTAAGGAATATGGCGCAGATTTGTGCGTGAACCCACTTAAGGAAAATGTTCCTGAATTTGCTATGAAGAAGGTAGGCGGCGCTCATGGCGCTGTCGTAACCGCTGTAAGCAAGGCTGCTTTTAACAGCGCAGTTGACTCTGTGCGAGCAGGCGGCACTGTTGCAGCCGTTGGTCTTCCACCAGAAGACATGGAACTTAGCATTCCTCGCCTTGTTCTTGACGGAATCCGTTTGGTTGGATCCCTTGTTGGAACTCGTAAGGATTTGGAAGAAGCGTTCCAGTTTGGTGCTGAAGGCAAAGTTGTTCCACAGTGCCATATGCGCAAGATGGAAGACATTAACGACATCTTCGACGAGATGCTCAGCGGTAAGATTCGTGGTCGAATGGTAATCGACCTCTCCCACTGA
- a CDS encoding glycosyltransferase — protein sequence MSEVINDNTIDKLAVVVVTYKRQELLENLFKSFERLNQCPWRIVVVDNEKSEKTRDMVQDLDDVLTRRWGSASVDNFGDSNRVVYAPQSSNLGGAGGFSAGVKKAYELGAQWFWVMDDDVETVPESIERLSKWTKSHDVIQGSRLDYDGGDFYWQYKFIVSLGIPNPIAPAAFGPSGYRVMNTMCFEGGLFKRNIVEKIGLPDPHYFIYWDDTTYGYLASKVTNPIVVKDVILRRTRNIPNWDIAGVRQLNSTSDMNRYHIMRNRGFMARYFMIHGDYRPFMFALGTALTAAKEFIRLVAVDREHILSGVKKLFTGWIASRKILHDPNWKPMPPLK from the coding sequence ATGAGCGAAGTTATAAATGATAATACTATTGATAAGCTTGCTGTTGTTGTAGTTACTTATAAGCGTCAGGAGTTGCTTGAAAATCTGTTTAAATCTTTTGAACGATTAAATCAATGCCCATGGAGGATTGTTGTTGTAGACAATGAGAAGAGTGAAAAAACTCGTGATATGGTGCAAGATTTAGATGATGTTCTTACACGTCGCTGGGGTTCTGCTAGCGTGGATAATTTTGGCGATTCAAACCGCGTTGTTTACGCGCCTCAAAGCAGCAATCTTGGGGGAGCTGGCGGTTTTAGTGCTGGTGTTAAAAAAGCGTATGAACTTGGCGCGCAGTGGTTCTGGGTTATGGACGATGATGTTGAAACTGTTCCAGAATCTATTGAACGTCTTTCAAAGTGGACTAAAAGCCACGATGTGATTCAAGGCAGCCGTTTAGACTACGACGGTGGCGATTTTTATTGGCAATATAAATTTATTGTTTCTCTTGGAATCCCTAATCCAATTGCTCCAGCAGCATTTGGACCATCTGGGTATCGCGTTATGAACACTATGTGCTTTGAAGGCGGATTGTTTAAGCGCAATATTGTAGAGAAAATCGGTTTGCCAGATCCGCATTATTTTATTTATTGGGATGACACAACTTACGGATACCTTGCTAGCAAAGTTACGAATCCGATTGTTGTAAAAGATGTTATTCTTCGTAGAACTCGTAATATTCCTAATTGGGATATTGCTGGCGTTCGTCAACTAAATTCTACTTCTGACATGAATCGTTACCATATTATGCGAAATCGTGGTTTTATGGCGCGATACTTTATGATTCATGGCGATTATCGACCATTTATGTTTGCTCTTGGAACGGCATTAACTGCTGCAAAAGAGTTTATTAGGCTTGTTGCTGTAGATCGTGAGCATATTTTAAGTGGTGTTAAAAAGCTTTTTACTGGTTGGATTGCAAGCAGAAAAATTTTGCATGATCCTAATTGGAAGCCAATGCCTCCGTTGAAATAG
- a CDS encoding ECF transporter S component encodes MSISRENNHKTSNHTANNKVANNHATYSGTNYWSSEKIAKYALFVALSIAVSFIEFPLIPDLSYLKYDPSGIVCLIAGFAYGPFAAAIVSVLGFAPHFFTNPFGAIMAILVSMGASVSAAIVYKKIRTKEGAIISLIVGSVVAIALAIVGNLIITPFYAHMSVEQVAALIVPALLPFNAIKLAIHCVITMLVYKPVSKLLNYNK; translated from the coding sequence ATGAGCATTTCACGCGAAAATAATCATAAAACAAGCAATCACACAGCAAATAATAAAGTAGCAAATAATCACGCAACTTACTCTGGCACAAACTATTGGTCAAGCGAAAAAATTGCTAAATACGCGCTATTTGTTGCGCTCTCTATTGCTGTAAGCTTTATAGAATTTCCACTTATTCCAGACCTAAGCTACCTTAAATACGATCCTTCGGGAATTGTGTGTTTAATTGCAGGATTTGCATACGGACCATTCGCCGCTGCAATCGTAAGCGTGCTAGGATTTGCTCCACACTTCTTTACTAACCCGTTTGGCGCAATAATGGCAATATTGGTTTCAATGGGTGCGTCTGTTAGCGCTGCAATCGTCTACAAAAAAATTAGAACCAAAGAAGGCGCTATTATTTCGCTTATAGTTGGCTCTGTAGTTGCGATTGCTCTTGCAATAGTTGGAAATCTTATTATTACGCCATTTTATGCGCATATGAGCGTTGAACAAGTTGCCGCTCTTATAGTTCCAGCTCTGCTACCGTTTAATGCTATTAAGCTTGCGATTCATTGCGTAATAACTATGCTTGTTTATAAGCCTGTTTCAAAGCTTCTTAACTACAACAAATAG
- a CDS encoding energy-coupling factor transporter ATPase, whose protein sequence is MQSNKVIQDKTSCKVEKSNTDYFAKKDNAVSLQKVRFSYDGGKTWILDGIDLEIAYGQRIAIIGKNGSGKSTLAKIIAGLSSPDSGIVTLCGIKVFEANNVDSKAYQKARESIGALFQSPEDQIVTTVVEDDVAFGLENLCASKEFMKQNISNALRAVNMENHRFSDPSNMSGGQQQRVAIASSIATKSKLLVLDEPTSMLDSCAKEDVNKLFNKLQTSGTTIVQVTHKISECKNADRILMLENGKLRDVSLLELDEFFTEKSPAVIESKSMTENAKKSNTAIEISNLNVSYTNSQTPIIRDYSLSVKSGEIVAIMGKNGCGKSTLAKAICALIKYDSGSMCVNGIKISEKTSKSQMREIRKNIGYVMQLPEQQLFAQTVFEDVAYGPKNFGLEGCELDSRVLNTLKSLHIEHLAQKSPFELSGGQQRLAAIAGVLACNPKILVLDEPTAGLDFEYAKIVLKILSDLHNKGITIIVITHDLNEAKSLGARIVTLESRKKKEIQEHAQDEKLENASENVNEKKNEIKNKSLLSLFNTRIILISCLILMFSAFSITNFYQLGILALSTLALIFLARISPIKLLLSLHMFIAIFVFSGMFNLLVVHSGREIFKIGPLLITDDGIKFAILFASRFSLVILIGSIIVLTISQTQLTEACASIISPLRIIGLPSQEIALIMSLALRFLPTLAKEAESVALAQIARGGNIKDGSIKKRLQAITSLIVPGFASVIRHANTLGLALDSRCYVPGAKRTHLHTEKMRLKDFALLIITLAIVCGIIFAGIFV, encoded by the coding sequence ATGCAAAGCAATAAAGTTATTCAAGATAAAACAAGTTGCAAAGTCGAAAAAAGCAATACGGATTATTTTGCTAAAAAAGATAATGCTGTTTCTTTGCAAAAAGTTCGCTTTAGCTACGATGGCGGAAAAACTTGGATTCTAGACGGAATAGATCTTGAAATTGCATATGGTCAAAGAATCGCAATCATTGGCAAAAATGGTAGTGGAAAGTCCACGCTAGCTAAAATTATTGCAGGACTTTCTTCCCCAGATTCTGGAATTGTTACGCTATGCGGAATAAAAGTTTTTGAAGCAAACAATGTTGATTCAAAAGCTTACCAAAAAGCACGAGAATCTATTGGAGCATTGTTTCAAAGCCCAGAAGACCAAATCGTTACAACAGTTGTAGAAGACGATGTTGCTTTTGGGCTTGAAAACTTGTGCGCTTCTAAAGAATTTATGAAGCAAAATATAAGCAATGCTTTACGCGCTGTAAACATGGAAAATCACCGTTTTAGCGACCCGAGCAATATGAGTGGAGGTCAGCAGCAGCGCGTTGCTATTGCATCGTCGATTGCTACAAAATCAAAACTTCTTGTATTAGATGAGCCTACAAGCATGCTTGATTCTTGCGCAAAAGAAGATGTAAATAAGCTTTTTAACAAATTGCAAACGAGCGGCACAACAATCGTACAAGTTACGCATAAGATTAGCGAATGCAAAAATGCGGATCGAATATTGATGCTAGAAAATGGAAAATTGCGTGATGTAAGTTTATTGGAATTAGATGAATTTTTCACGGAAAAATCGCCAGCTGTTATTGAATCAAAAAGCATGACGGAAAATGCAAAAAAATCAAATACGGCAATTGAAATATCTAATTTAAATGTGAGCTATACAAATAGTCAAACTCCAATAATAAGAGACTATTCTCTAAGCGTAAAATCAGGCGAAATCGTTGCAATAATGGGAAAAAACGGGTGTGGAAAATCAACGCTCGCAAAAGCAATATGCGCACTTATTAAATACGATTCTGGCTCCATGTGCGTAAACGGAATAAAAATTAGCGAAAAAACAAGCAAATCGCAAATGCGAGAAATTCGCAAAAACATTGGTTACGTTATGCAATTGCCAGAACAGCAACTTTTTGCACAAACTGTTTTTGAAGACGTGGCATATGGGCCAAAAAACTTTGGATTAGAAGGATGCGAATTAGATTCCCGCGTATTAAACACGCTAAAATCATTGCATATTGAACACTTAGCGCAAAAATCCCCATTCGAACTTTCTGGCGGACAGCAACGACTAGCAGCAATCGCAGGTGTTTTAGCTTGCAATCCAAAAATTTTGGTTTTAGACGAGCCTACAGCAGGATTAGATTTTGAGTATGCAAAAATCGTACTAAAAATTTTAAGCGATTTACACAATAAAGGCATAACAATTATTGTTATTACTCACGATCTAAACGAAGCAAAATCGCTTGGAGCGCGCATAGTTACGTTAGAATCGCGCAAAAAGAAGGAGATTCAAGAACACGCGCAAGACGAAAAGCTTGAAAATGCTAGCGAGAATGTTAACGAAAAGAAAAACGAAATCAAAAACAAGTCATTGCTAAGCTTATTCAATACGCGAATCATACTAATATCATGCTTAATTCTTATGTTTAGCGCGTTTAGTATTACAAACTTCTATCAACTAGGAATTCTTGCACTATCAACGCTTGCTCTAATATTTCTCGCTAGAATATCACCTATAAAATTATTGTTGTCATTGCATATGTTTATTGCAATATTCGTATTTTCTGGAATGTTTAATCTTCTAGTTGTGCATTCTGGAAGAGAAATTTTTAAAATTGGACCGCTATTAATAACAGATGATGGAATAAAGTTTGCAATACTTTTCGCTTCAAGATTTTCGCTTGTTATACTAATCGGATCAATAATTGTACTAACAATAAGCCAAACGCAGTTGACTGAAGCGTGCGCGTCTATTATTTCGCCTCTTAGAATCATAGGATTGCCAAGTCAAGAAATTGCTCTTATTATGAGCCTCGCTTTGCGATTTTTGCCGACTCTTGCAAAAGAAGCAGAATCTGTAGCTTTAGCTCAAATTGCAAGAGGCGGAAACATAAAAGACGGGTCTATAAAAAAGCGATTGCAAGCAATAACATCTCTTATAGTTCCAGGATTTGCAAGCGTGATTCGGCACGCAAACACACTGGGACTTGCGCTAGATTCTAGATGCTACGTTCCTGGAGCTAAGCGCACGCACTTACATACGGAGAAAATGCGCTTAAAAGACTTTGCACTTTTAATAATTACATTAGCTATTGTGTGCGGAATAATTTTTGCTGGAATATTTGTATAA
- a CDS encoding YhbY family RNA-binding protein → MALTKKQIKQLRALANTLSPLLYVGKNDISDAAVKQADETMQSHELMKCAVQDGSGLSAKEAAEELAEHLGAEVVQVIGNRFVLFRVSNREDIDHIMLVRE, encoded by the coding sequence ATGGCATTAACTAAAAAGCAGATTAAGCAATTGCGCGCGCTCGCTAACACTTTAAGCCCATTGCTTTACGTTGGAAAAAACGATATTAGCGATGCTGCTGTTAAGCAAGCAGACGAAACAATGCAATCTCATGAGCTTATGAAGTGTGCTGTACAAGATGGCTCTGGATTAAGTGCTAAAGAAGCTGCTGAAGAACTCGCAGAACATCTTGGTGCAGAAGTCGTGCAAGTAATTGGCAACCGTTTTGTGTTATTCCGCGTTTCAAATCGCGAAGATATTGACCACATTATGCTTGTTCGTGAATAA
- a CDS encoding replication-associated recombination protein A, producing the protein MEKDLFSASSAPSDVTRPLAVRMRPSSIEDVLGQSHALKEGSPLRRLANPQSKGSLTAPSSVVLFGPPGVGKTTLAYIVARQSGRVFEELSAVTSGVKDVRAVLDRAHERLVSKGQETVLFIDEVHRFSKSQQDALLPSVENRDVTFIGATTENPSFSIIKPLLSRSVVVKLESLSVEDLHTLIERAISSENGLNNQLKIDEDAIDSIIRLSGGDARKTLTILEAAAGAVTGDVALQHGKNKPVITADIVSNVMDTTTVRYDKDGDDHYDVISAFIKSMRGSEVDASLHYLARMLRAGEDPRFIARRIMIAAAEEVGMAAPQILQVTVAAAQAVALIGMPEARIILSEAVIAVATAPKSNASYNAINKALQDVDAGNIGQVPLHLRNAPTALMKSWGNHDGYKYAHDYPGAVASQQYMPDELVGREYYHPNNRGYEHEISQRLSQIRNILHKSADNN; encoded by the coding sequence ATGGAGAAAGATTTATTTTCCGCAAGTAGTGCACCTAGCGATGTTACGCGTCCGTTGGCAGTGCGTATGCGCCCAAGCAGTATTGAAGATGTGTTGGGGCAGTCGCATGCGCTAAAAGAAGGTTCGCCTTTGCGCAGGCTTGCAAATCCACAATCTAAAGGTTCTCTTACTGCTCCAAGTTCTGTTGTGTTGTTTGGACCTCCAGGAGTTGGTAAAACTACGCTTGCTTATATTGTGGCTAGACAGTCTGGTCGCGTGTTTGAAGAGCTTTCTGCTGTAACTTCTGGAGTTAAAGATGTTCGAGCTGTGTTAGATCGAGCGCATGAGCGTTTAGTTAGTAAAGGTCAAGAAACAGTTCTGTTTATTGACGAAGTTCATCGTTTTTCTAAATCACAGCAAGATGCTTTGCTTCCAAGCGTAGAAAATCGCGATGTAACTTTTATTGGAGCTACTACCGAAAATCCAAGTTTTTCAATCATTAAGCCACTACTTAGCAGATCAGTAGTTGTTAAACTTGAGTCTCTTAGTGTTGAAGATTTGCACACTCTGATAGAACGCGCAATTTCTAGCGAAAATGGTCTTAATAATCAGCTTAAAATCGACGAAGACGCAATAGATTCAATTATTCGTTTAAGTGGGGGAGATGCTCGCAAAACTCTTACTATTCTAGAAGCGGCAGCAGGAGCTGTAACAGGAGATGTTGCGTTGCAGCATGGTAAAAATAAGCCTGTAATTACTGCTGATATAGTTTCTAACGTAATGGATACTACTACAGTTCGCTATGACAAAGATGGCGATGACCATTACGATGTTATTTCTGCTTTTATTAAATCAATGCGCGGAAGTGAAGTTGACGCTTCTTTGCATTATTTAGCGCGAATGCTTAGAGCTGGTGAAGACCCGCGTTTTATTGCAAGGCGAATTATGATTGCTGCTGCCGAAGAAGTTGGTATGGCGGCTCCACAAATTTTACAAGTAACTGTTGCTGCAGCTCAAGCAGTTGCTCTAATTGGCATGCCAGAAGCGCGGATTATTCTTTCGGAAGCTGTGATTGCTGTAGCAACTGCTCCAAAATCAAACGCAAGCTACAACGCTATTAATAAGGCTTTGCAAGATGTTGATGCTGGAAATATTGGTCAAGTGCCTCTTCATCTGCGTAACGCGCCAACTGCTTTGATGAAAAGTTGGGGCAATCACGACGGTTACAAGTATGCTCACGATTATCCGGGTGCTGTTGCATCTCAGCAATATATGCCAGACGAGCTAGTTGGTCGCGAATATTATCACCCAAATAATCGCGGCTACGAGCACGAGATTTCGCAACGTTTATCTCAAATCCGCAATATTCTCCACAAATCTGCTGACAATAACTAA
- a CDS encoding DEAD/DEAH box helicase yields the protein MAGLGELAFDLHHASEDEIFQAFVDWVKDNKHVDLWPHQEESVMDLLAGDHVILNTPTGSGKSLVALGMHFAALATGRRSYYTAPIKALVSEKFFDLVAIFGRDNVGMITGDSHINADAPIICCTAEILANQALREGANAEVDCVAMDEFHYYGDPERGWAWQVPLLTLPNTQFLLMSATLGDVTDIAERLEKSTKRSVDIIANAPRPIPLEYEYTDKPLATTVELLFNKGLTPIYVVHFSQDAALETAQALASTGVSSKDQRDKIAQAIKGTKFTTGFGKILQRLLRTGVGVHHAGMLPRYRRLVEQLAQQGLLPVICGTDTLGVGINVPIHSVVLTALTKFDGNRSRKLRAREFHQIAGRAGRMGFDTEGLVVAEAPEFEIENARAVAKAGNDPKKLKKVKRKKAPEGFVVWGEPTFTKLIESAPETLNPHMVVTHSMILNEVTQGGDARARVEKLIEDSAQKPQDKEKLLERCNDIFQTLLDTQVIECRELSDGSCDYDLDVAMPEGFALDQPLSPFLLAALELLDPESPSYALDVISMVEATLDDPKPVLRAQERKARDAAMVGMKDDGIDYEERMERLVEVSYPKPLEDLLEPAFAQYRKDVPWANDYWIKPKSVLRDMVETASDFTGYISRYGIARSEGTLLRYLSDAYRSLARTVPEDMLNEELCDIISWLRLVVRSIDSSLVDEWESAGGSDAEASAVTMAAPGTSESVVEDRRGLIVLIRNAMFRRVQLMDLEDADTLGELDKAWGYGVHEWNDVLDDYYDEHEYVGIDAKARSGDLFILDDSLEKSEHSWKVRQIIDDSDGDHNWAITGVVDLDSTQDTGEVVFFDYRVSHV from the coding sequence ATGGCTGGTCTGGGCGAGTTAGCTTTTGATTTGCATCATGCTAGCGAAGACGAGATTTTTCAAGCATTTGTTGATTGGGTTAAAGATAACAAGCATGTAGATTTGTGGCCGCATCAAGAAGAATCTGTTATGGATTTGCTTGCAGGAGACCATGTTATCTTAAATACTCCAACCGGTTCTGGAAAATCTCTAGTAGCGCTCGGCATGCATTTTGCAGCGCTCGCTACCGGCAGACGCTCCTACTATACTGCGCCAATTAAAGCTCTTGTTTCCGAAAAATTCTTCGATTTAGTTGCGATTTTTGGGCGCGACAACGTTGGCATGATTACAGGAGATTCGCATATTAACGCGGACGCTCCAATAATCTGCTGCACTGCAGAAATCTTAGCAAATCAAGCCTTACGCGAAGGCGCAAACGCTGAAGTCGATTGCGTTGCAATGGACGAATTCCACTACTATGGTGATCCAGAGCGCGGATGGGCTTGGCAAGTTCCGTTACTTACACTTCCAAATACGCAATTCTTACTTATGAGCGCAACTCTTGGAGACGTAACGGATATTGCGGAACGTTTAGAAAAATCAACAAAACGTAGTGTTGATATTATTGCTAATGCGCCAAGACCAATCCCACTCGAATACGAGTACACAGATAAGCCGCTTGCAACAACTGTAGAACTCTTATTTAACAAGGGTTTAACGCCAATCTATGTAGTTCATTTTTCGCAAGATGCAGCTCTAGAAACAGCTCAAGCGCTTGCAAGCACGGGGGTTTCTAGCAAAGATCAGCGAGACAAAATTGCTCAAGCTATTAAAGGCACTAAATTTACTACAGGTTTCGGCAAAATTTTGCAAAGGCTACTGCGCACCGGTGTCGGCGTACACCATGCTGGTATGCTTCCGCGCTACCGTAGGCTTGTCGAACAGCTCGCACAGCAAGGATTGCTGCCCGTTATTTGTGGCACAGACACTCTCGGAGTTGGCATTAACGTGCCAATTCACTCGGTTGTTCTTACAGCTCTTACAAAATTTGATGGGAATCGTAGTAGAAAGCTTCGTGCTCGCGAGTTTCATCAAATTGCAGGACGTGCAGGCAGAATGGGATTCGATACTGAGGGCTTAGTAGTTGCAGAGGCTCCAGAGTTCGAGATTGAGAATGCGCGCGCTGTTGCAAAAGCTGGAAATGATCCTAAGAAGCTTAAAAAAGTTAAGCGTAAGAAAGCTCCAGAAGGCTTTGTAGTTTGGGGCGAGCCAACGTTTACTAAGCTTATTGAAAGCGCTCCAGAAACTTTGAATCCTCACATGGTTGTAACGCACTCAATGATTTTGAACGAAGTTACGCAAGGTGGGGATGCTAGAGCACGCGTTGAAAAACTTATTGAAGATAGTGCGCAAAAGCCGCAAGATAAAGAGAAATTGCTCGAGCGTTGCAACGATATTTTCCAAACTTTGCTCGATACTCAAGTGATTGAATGCAGAGAGCTTTCGGATGGTTCTTGTGATTATGATCTTGATGTTGCTATGCCAGAGGGTTTTGCGCTAGATCAGCCGCTTTCTCCATTCTTACTCGCAGCTTTGGAACTTCTAGACCCAGAATCTCCAAGCTATGCGCTTGACGTAATTTCTATGGTTGAAGCAACTTTAGATGACCCTAAGCCTGTGCTTCGCGCACAAGAGCGTAAGGCTCGCGATGCTGCAATGGTTGGCATGAAGGATGATGGCATTGATTACGAGGAGCGCATGGAACGCTTAGTGGAAGTTAGCTACCCTAAGCCTCTTGAAGATTTGCTTGAGCCTGCTTTTGCGCAATATCGCAAAGATGTTCCGTGGGCAAACGACTACTGGATTAAGCCTAAATCTGTGCTTCGAGACATGGTCGAAACAGCGTCCGATTTTACTGGCTATATTTCGCGCTATGGCATTGCTAGAAGTGAAGGAACGCTTCTTCGTTACCTTTCGGACGCTTATCGTTCGCTTGCTCGCACTGTGCCAGAAGACATGCTTAACGAAGAATTGTGTGATATTATTTCGTGGCTTCGTCTTGTTGTGCGATCTATTGATTCAAGTCTTGTTGACGAGTGGGAGAGTGCAGGAGGATCGGACGCTGAAGCTAGTGCTGTAACTATGGCTGCGCCTGGAACTTCTGAGTCTGTTGTTGAGGATCGTCGTGGACTTATTGTGTTGATTAGAAACGCAATGTTCCGTCGCGTGCAGCTTATGGATTTGGAAGATGCGGATACTTTAGGAGAGCTTGACAAGGCTTGGGGTTACGGCGTTCACGAGTGGAATGATGTGCTTGACGACTATTACGATGAGCACGAGTATGTTGGTATCGATGCCAAGGCTAGAAGTGGCGACTTGTTTATTTTGGATGATTCGCTTGAGAAGAGTGAACATTCGTGGAAAGTTCGGCAAATTATTGACGATTCGGACGGAGACCATAATTGGGCTATTACTGGTGTTGTTGATTTGGATTCCACACAAGATACAGGCGAAGTTGTGTTCTTTGACTACAGAGTGTCGCACGTGTGA